A region from the Mycolicibacterium phlei genome encodes:
- a CDS encoding SDR family oxidoreductase has protein sequence MKIVVIGGTGRIGSKLVQALTENGHDAVPAAPSTGVNTLTGEGLAEVLTGAEVVVDVSNSPTLDDTAKEFFRTATTNLIAAEVRAEVRHHVALSVVGTAEMAAQSGYFQAKLLQEQLIGDGPVPYTIVHATQFYEFLATLADSATDGDTVRVPPAYFQPMAAADVAKALAVIAVEPPVNGVTEIGGPTAVLLPDLLRTALAAHGDPRAVVADPSARYWGVDLDERTLVPGPGALLADARFEDWLLATSAKAPQTH, from the coding sequence ATGAAGATCGTCGTCATCGGAGGAACCGGGCGCATCGGCTCCAAGCTGGTGCAGGCCCTCACCGAGAACGGCCATGACGCGGTACCCGCGGCGCCGTCGACCGGGGTGAACACGTTGACCGGCGAAGGCCTGGCCGAGGTGCTGACCGGCGCCGAGGTCGTCGTCGACGTATCGAACTCCCCGACCCTCGACGACACGGCCAAAGAGTTCTTCCGAACCGCCACAACGAATCTCATCGCCGCCGAGGTGCGCGCCGAAGTGCGCCACCACGTCGCGCTGTCGGTGGTCGGCACCGCCGAGATGGCCGCCCAGAGCGGCTACTTCCAGGCCAAGCTGCTGCAGGAACAACTGATCGGCGACGGGCCCGTCCCGTACACGATCGTGCACGCCACCCAGTTCTACGAGTTCCTCGCCACACTGGCCGACTCGGCTACCGACGGGGACACGGTGCGGGTGCCGCCCGCGTACTTCCAGCCGATGGCGGCCGCCGACGTCGCGAAAGCCCTGGCCGTTATCGCGGTCGAGCCCCCGGTCAACGGCGTCACCGAGATCGGCGGCCCGACCGCGGTGCTGCTGCCCGACCTGCTGCGCACGGCGCTGGCCGCCCACGGCGACCCCCGCGCCGTCGTCGCCGACCCGTCCGCCCGCTACTGGGGTGTCGACCTCGACGAACGCACCCTCGTTCCCGGACCCGGCGCCCTACTGGCCGACGCCCGCTTCGAGGACTGGTTGCTCGCGACCTCCGCCAAAGCCCCCCAGACGCACTAG
- a CDS encoding nitroreductase: MDVYRAVASRRSVRGFTDRPVPKDALQRVLAAAAWTPSGSNLQPWHVYVVTGEPLERLKKLATDRVAAGEPWDDREFEMYPRQLKTPYAERRSAFGRERYRALGIEREDWEARQRAAIANWDCFGAPAALFCYIDRSLGRPQWSDVGMYLQTVMLLLRAEGLHSCPQMAWSQVRTTVDDTVRPPDELMLFCGLSIGYEDPDVAYARTGRAPLAETVTYIA, from the coding sequence ATGGATGTCTACCGGGCAGTGGCAAGCAGACGATCGGTGCGCGGCTTCACCGACAGGCCCGTCCCGAAGGACGCTCTGCAGCGGGTGCTGGCCGCGGCGGCGTGGACGCCGTCCGGCTCGAACCTGCAGCCGTGGCACGTCTACGTGGTCACCGGTGAACCGCTGGAGCGGCTCAAGAAACTCGCCACCGACCGCGTCGCCGCCGGAGAGCCCTGGGACGACCGGGAATTCGAGATGTACCCGCGCCAGCTGAAAACCCCGTACGCCGAACGGCGGTCCGCCTTCGGCCGGGAACGCTACCGCGCGCTGGGCATCGAACGCGAGGACTGGGAGGCGCGGCAGCGCGCGGCGATCGCGAACTGGGACTGCTTCGGCGCGCCCGCCGCGCTGTTCTGCTACATCGACCGCTCGCTGGGCCGCCCGCAGTGGTCCGACGTCGGGATGTACCTGCAGACCGTGATGCTGCTGCTGCGCGCCGAAGGACTGCACAGCTGCCCGCAGATGGCCTGGTCGCAGGTCCGCACCACCGTCGATGACACCGTGCGGCCCCCGGACGAGCTGATGCTGTTCTGCGGGCTGTCCATCGGCTACGAGGACCCCGACGTCGCCTACGCGCGCACCGGGCGCGCCCCGCTCGCCGAGACCGTCACCTACATCGCCTGA
- a CDS encoding nuclear transport factor 2 family protein, producing the protein MTDELEQLRSRLQYVEDRIAILDCIMNQARGHDRHDADLMTSVYFEDGVDEHGPVVKVGAEYAQYANDAHSAVFEDHLHNITTHTCEIDGDVAHAESYVMGSMRAKGGKVVALMGGRYIDRLERRDGVWKIALRRCTIEWMMQGDSSVLASGAVKGFVKGKWDRTDLSYARPLQLDTDAERW; encoded by the coding sequence ATGACTGACGAGCTCGAACAGTTGCGCAGCCGGCTGCAGTACGTCGAGGACCGGATCGCGATCCTCGACTGCATCATGAACCAGGCCCGCGGCCACGACCGCCACGACGCCGACCTGATGACGAGCGTCTACTTCGAGGACGGCGTCGACGAACACGGCCCGGTGGTGAAGGTCGGCGCCGAATACGCCCAGTACGCCAACGACGCCCACTCCGCGGTGTTCGAGGACCATCTGCACAACATCACCACCCACACCTGTGAGATCGACGGCGACGTCGCCCACGCCGAGAGTTACGTGATGGGGTCGATGCGCGCCAAGGGCGGCAAGGTGGTGGCGCTGATGGGCGGCCGCTACATCGACCGCCTGGAACGGCGTGACGGCGTCTGGAAGATCGCACTGCGGCGCTGCACCATCGAGTGGATGATGCAGGGCGACTCGTCGGTGCTGGCCTCCGGTGCGGTGAAGGGCTTCGTCAAGGGCAAGTGGGACCGCACCGACCTGTCGTACGCGCGGCCACTGCAACTCGACACCGACGCTGAGCGCTGGTGA
- a CDS encoding cupin domain-containing protein codes for MSMTTSHDPSWEDALTVLQEVQPPSIPQGAHAMTVVIDYPPGSAGAPPHRHPGGPAFGYVLEGEMLFELEGEPPRVVRAGEAFWEPGGDVIHYSDANNRDDMRCRFTVTMLCAPGRPMLVLVDDDELAARSHLRKSIEQE; via the coding sequence ATGTCGATGACCACCAGCCACGACCCGTCCTGGGAGGACGCCCTGACCGTGCTGCAGGAGGTGCAACCGCCCAGCATTCCCCAAGGCGCACACGCGATGACCGTCGTCATCGACTACCCGCCCGGCAGCGCGGGCGCCCCGCCGCACCGCCATCCCGGCGGACCCGCCTTCGGCTACGTGCTGGAGGGGGAGATGCTGTTCGAACTCGAGGGCGAACCGCCGCGGGTGGTGCGCGCGGGCGAGGCGTTCTGGGAACCCGGCGGCGACGTCATCCACTACTCCGACGCCAACAACCGCGACGACATGCGATGCCGGTTCACCGTCACCATGCTCTGCGCGCCCGGCCGGCCGATGCTGGTGCTCGTCGACGACGACGAGCTCGCGGCCCGCAGCCACCTACGAAAATCTATTGAGCAGGAGTGA
- a CDS encoding alpha/beta hydrolase — translation MNLSLHPLDLVVASTKVYSSLPVVGRHLEPFAGLTAMALYGHHYAPAAVRGMISRRLGARPEPVEPVEQGRRVPPYLSFRAQRQRCLYRSSVRYGDHPAQLLDVWRLPDLPPDAPVLLFVPGGAWVQGSRVLQGHTMLHHLVNQGWVCLTMDYRVSPVHRWPRQIADVNAAIAWARANVDKYGGDRDFVAVAGCSAGGHLAALAGLTPGDPAFRGELTDDADTRVDAVVGIYGRYDWQDRSTPTRRNFQGFLERIVVGHKQSRHPEIYEAASPLARMHADAPPFLLIHGEQGTIIPVGEARVFADALRSVSRNPVEYREIPRAGHAFDLVDSSHARRLAVEVGRFLGDVHTARAAERTAAAV, via the coding sequence GTGAACCTCTCCCTGCACCCGCTCGACCTGGTGGTCGCGTCGACCAAGGTCTACTCGTCGCTGCCCGTGGTCGGCCGCCATCTCGAACCGTTCGCCGGGCTGACCGCGATGGCGCTGTACGGCCACCACTACGCCCCCGCGGCGGTGCGCGGCATGATCAGCCGCCGCCTCGGCGCGCGGCCCGAACCCGTCGAGCCCGTCGAGCAGGGTCGCCGGGTGCCGCCCTACCTGAGCTTCCGGGCGCAACGCCAGCGCTGCCTGTACCGCAGTTCGGTGCGCTACGGCGACCACCCGGCACAGCTGCTGGACGTGTGGCGGCTGCCCGACCTGCCGCCCGACGCGCCGGTGCTGCTGTTCGTGCCCGGCGGCGCCTGGGTGCAGGGGTCACGGGTGCTGCAGGGGCACACGATGCTGCACCACCTGGTCAACCAGGGTTGGGTGTGCCTGACGATGGACTACCGGGTGTCCCCGGTGCACCGCTGGCCGCGCCAGATCGCCGATGTCAACGCCGCGATCGCATGGGCCCGCGCCAACGTCGACAAGTACGGCGGCGACCGCGATTTCGTCGCGGTGGCGGGCTGCTCGGCCGGCGGACACCTGGCCGCACTGGCCGGGCTGACCCCGGGTGACCCGGCGTTCCGCGGTGAGCTCACCGACGACGCCGACACCCGCGTGGACGCCGTCGTCGGCATCTACGGCCGCTACGACTGGCAGGACCGCTCCACGCCCACCCGGCGCAACTTCCAGGGGTTTCTGGAACGGATCGTGGTGGGGCACAAGCAGTCCCGTCACCCGGAGATCTACGAGGCGGCCTCGCCGCTGGCCAGGATGCACGCCGACGCGCCGCCGTTCCTGCTGATCCACGGTGAGCAGGGCACGATCATCCCGGTCGGGGAAGCACGGGTGTTCGCCGACGCGCTGCGCTCGGTGTCCCGGAACCCGGTGGAATACCGCGAGATCCCCCGCGCCGGGCACGCGTTCGACCTGGTGGACAGCTCACACGCGCGGCGGCTGGCCGTCGAGGTCGGCCGCTTCCTCGGCGATGTGCACACCGCCCGGGCGGCTGAGCGCACCGCCGCCGCGGTCTGA
- a CDS encoding ATP-binding protein yields MSGLHAQRPLRGRARECQTLQALISTARSGTSQVLVLRGEAGVGKTALLDFVCDQATGFRTVAVAGVESDMELAFAGLQQLCAPLMGHLDAIPEPQRRALIVAFGRGVGETPDRFLVGLAVLSLLAVAAEDEPVLCVVDDAQWLDQVSVQTLGFIARRLLAEPVALVFAVRDQPEVLAGLPELVVDGLSDTDARELLETVMVGAIDPRVRDRIVAETRGVPLAILEVPRSVSATELSGGFWISGKRSSAAAVERGFVRRIQALPRTTRLLLLTAAAEPVGDAALFLRAAAELGVPVDDLAPAEADGLIEFGPRMRFHHPLIRSAAYRAADLGDRRAVHRALAGATDPSVDPDRRAWHAANAAAGPDETVAEELEHSAARAQRRGGIAAAATFLERATALTADPSLRVSRALAAAQAKHDIAAPDAAHELLAIAELGRPTDHQRAVIARLRAQMDFVRSRAGEPGAPRLADTAATLLDAARQLDGVDDYSSRESYLEALAALIYAGRLADPDALGTIAAAARTALRDVADLPRPVDHLLRGVAERIAGDVRDGATGLRTALAAMSRQATSDDGAIGRWLKVPGFPVMQETFAHELWDEDSLRTLSEAAVRHARTTGALAGLPRALVYRAGVHLMSGEFDSAAMLLDEAESITAATEHMAPVRYHGLLLAAWRGDADEAARLLEGATADGTARGEGRLLGLTGYATAVLNNGLGRYREAFDAAGRTCEYEDFGIFGWCSFELAEAATRIGDDTAARRAVAQLAERAGASGTDWGLGALANARALVADDAAADDLFTEAIDRLSRTRVAVHLARARLLYGEWLRRANRRTDARTHLTEAHDAFTRMGARAFAERARRELVAVGEKTRAPQSSTGGELTAQETQIARLAADGLTNQEIGAQLFISTHTVEWHLRKVFVKLAITSRRQLRTMAWSS; encoded by the coding sequence ATGTCCGGTCTGCACGCGCAGCGCCCCCTCCGGGGTCGCGCCCGGGAATGCCAGACCCTGCAGGCCCTGATCTCGACCGCGCGCTCCGGCACCAGCCAGGTACTGGTGCTGCGCGGCGAGGCCGGGGTCGGCAAGACCGCCCTGCTCGACTTCGTCTGCGACCAGGCGACCGGATTCCGCACGGTCGCGGTCGCCGGCGTCGAATCAGACATGGAACTGGCGTTCGCGGGACTGCAGCAACTGTGCGCGCCGCTGATGGGACACCTCGACGCGATCCCCGAGCCGCAGCGGCGGGCGCTCATCGTCGCGTTCGGCCGCGGCGTGGGGGAGACTCCGGACCGGTTCCTGGTCGGGCTCGCGGTGCTGAGCCTGCTGGCGGTGGCCGCCGAGGACGAGCCGGTGCTCTGCGTGGTCGACGACGCGCAGTGGCTCGACCAGGTGTCGGTGCAGACGCTCGGCTTCATCGCGCGACGGCTGCTGGCCGAACCCGTCGCCCTGGTCTTCGCCGTGCGCGACCAGCCCGAGGTGCTGGCCGGCCTGCCCGAACTCGTCGTCGACGGCCTGTCCGACACCGACGCGCGGGAGCTGTTGGAAACGGTCATGGTCGGGGCGATCGACCCGCGGGTGCGGGACCGCATCGTCGCCGAGACCCGCGGAGTACCGCTGGCGATCCTCGAGGTGCCGCGCAGCGTGTCGGCGACCGAACTGTCCGGCGGGTTCTGGATCTCCGGGAAGCGGTCATCGGCGGCCGCGGTCGAGCGCGGGTTCGTCCGTCGCATCCAGGCGTTGCCGCGGACCACCCGGCTGCTGCTGCTCACCGCCGCGGCCGAACCGGTCGGCGACGCCGCGCTGTTCCTGCGGGCCGCAGCGGAACTCGGCGTTCCCGTCGATGACCTCGCCCCCGCCGAGGCGGACGGGCTCATCGAGTTCGGGCCGCGAATGCGGTTCCACCACCCCCTGATCCGTTCGGCGGCCTACCGCGCGGCCGACCTCGGCGACCGCCGCGCGGTGCACCGGGCGCTGGCCGGGGCGACGGACCCGTCGGTCGACCCCGACCGTCGCGCCTGGCACGCCGCCAACGCCGCGGCCGGCCCGGACGAGACCGTCGCCGAGGAACTGGAACACTCGGCGGCGCGCGCCCAGCGCCGTGGCGGAATCGCGGCGGCGGCAACATTTCTGGAGCGCGCGACGGCGTTGACGGCGGATCCGTCGCTGCGGGTGTCGCGGGCGCTGGCCGCGGCACAGGCCAAACACGACATCGCTGCACCCGACGCCGCGCACGAACTGCTGGCCATCGCCGAACTCGGCAGACCCACCGACCACCAGCGCGCCGTGATCGCCCGGCTGCGCGCCCAGATGGACTTCGTGCGCAGCCGCGCGGGCGAACCCGGCGCACCGCGGCTGGCCGACACCGCGGCCACACTGCTCGACGCGGCCCGCCAACTCGACGGCGTCGACGACTACTCGTCGCGGGAGAGCTACCTCGAGGCGCTGGCCGCGCTGATCTACGCGGGCCGGCTCGCCGACCCCGATGCGCTGGGGACGATCGCCGCGGCGGCGCGCACCGCCCTGCGCGACGTGGCCGACCTGCCCCGGCCCGTCGACCATCTGCTGCGCGGCGTGGCCGAACGGATCGCCGGTGACGTGCGCGACGGCGCCACCGGACTGCGCACCGCCCTGGCCGCGATGAGCCGGCAGGCCACCAGCGACGACGGAGCGATCGGCCGCTGGCTGAAGGTGCCCGGCTTCCCCGTCATGCAGGAGACCTTCGCCCACGAGCTGTGGGACGAGGACAGCCTGCGGACCCTGTCCGAGGCGGCGGTGCGCCACGCCCGCACCACCGGGGCGCTGGCCGGACTGCCTCGCGCACTGGTCTACCGCGCCGGAGTGCACCTGATGTCCGGTGAATTCGACAGCGCAGCAATGCTTCTCGACGAGGCGGAATCGATCACCGCGGCCACCGAGCACATGGCGCCGGTGCGGTACCACGGGCTGCTGCTGGCGGCGTGGCGCGGCGACGCCGACGAGGCGGCCCGGCTGCTCGAGGGTGCCACCGCCGACGGGACAGCCAGGGGAGAAGGCCGGCTGCTCGGCCTGACCGGGTACGCGACCGCGGTGCTCAACAACGGGCTCGGCCGCTACCGGGAGGCGTTCGACGCGGCCGGCCGGACATGCGAATACGAGGACTTCGGGATCTTCGGCTGGTGCTCCTTCGAACTGGCGGAGGCCGCCACCCGCATCGGCGACGACACCGCCGCCAGGCGCGCCGTCGCGCAACTCGCCGAACGCGCCGGCGCCAGCGGAACCGACTGGGGACTCGGCGCTTTGGCCAACGCGCGGGCACTCGTAGCCGACGACGCGGCGGCCGACGACCTGTTCACCGAGGCGATCGACCGGCTGAGCCGCACCCGGGTCGCCGTGCATCTGGCGCGCGCCCGGCTGCTGTACGGCGAGTGGCTGCGCCGGGCCAACCGCCGAACCGACGCCCGCACACACCTCACCGAGGCGCACGACGCCTTCACCAGGATGGGCGCGCGGGCATTCGCCGAACGCGCCCGTCGCGAACTCGTCGCCGTCGGCGAGAAGACCAGGGCACCGCAGAGCAGCACCGGCGGTGAGCTGACCGCGCAGGAGACGCAGATCGCCCGGCTGGCCGCCGACGGCCTGACCAATCAGGAGATCGGCGCGCAGCTGTTCATCAGCACCCACACCGTCGAATGGCATCTGCGCAAGGTGTTCGTCAAGCTCGCCATCACCTCCCGCAGGCAACTGCGCACGATGGCCTGGAGTTCGTAG
- a CDS encoding aldo/keto reductase, giving the protein MRYLDVEGVGRVSRIGLGTWQFGSREWGYGDSYASGPARDIVRRSLELGVTLFDTAEVYGLGKSERILGEALGDRREDVVVASKVFPVAPFPPIVKQRARASAQRLGLRTIPLYQVHQPNPVVPDSVIMPGMRDLLREGVIGAAGVSNYSLERWRKADAALGRPVISNQVHFSLAHPQALDDLVPFAEREDRIVIAYSPLAQGLLGGKYGVNNRPGGVRTWNPLFGTENLRRIEPLLNTLRDVAADVGAQPAQVALAWLIHLPNVVAIPGASSVEQLEFNVAAADIELSAEAQQALTDAARAFRPVPAVRFMADTLRERIGR; this is encoded by the coding sequence ATGAGATACCTCGACGTCGAAGGAGTTGGGCGGGTCAGCCGTATCGGGCTGGGGACCTGGCAGTTCGGCTCCCGCGAGTGGGGGTACGGCGACAGCTACGCCTCCGGTCCGGCCCGCGACATCGTGCGGCGCTCCCTTGAGCTGGGTGTGACGCTGTTCGACACCGCCGAGGTGTACGGCCTCGGCAAGAGCGAACGCATCCTCGGCGAGGCGCTCGGCGACCGGCGCGAGGACGTCGTCGTGGCGAGCAAGGTCTTCCCGGTCGCGCCGTTTCCACCCATCGTCAAGCAGCGCGCACGCGCCAGCGCGCAGCGGCTCGGGCTGCGCACCATCCCGCTGTACCAGGTCCACCAGCCGAACCCGGTGGTGCCGGACTCGGTAATCATGCCCGGCATGCGCGACCTGCTGCGCGAGGGCGTGATCGGCGCGGCCGGTGTCTCCAACTACTCGCTGGAGCGCTGGCGCAAGGCCGACGCCGCGCTCGGGCGCCCGGTGATCAGCAACCAGGTGCACTTCTCGCTGGCGCATCCGCAGGCGCTCGACGACCTGGTGCCGTTCGCCGAACGGGAGGACCGCATCGTGATCGCCTACAGCCCGCTGGCGCAGGGGCTGCTCGGCGGAAAGTACGGGGTGAACAACCGGCCCGGCGGTGTGCGCACGTGGAATCCGTTGTTCGGCACCGAGAATCTGCGTCGCATCGAACCGCTGCTGAACACGCTGCGCGACGTCGCCGCCGACGTCGGCGCCCAGCCCGCGCAGGTGGCGCTGGCATGGCTGATCCATCTGCCCAACGTCGTCGCCATTCCCGGTGCCTCCAGCGTCGAGCAGCTCGAATTCAACGTTGCCGCAGCCGATATCGAGCTCAGCGCGGAGGCGCAGCAAGCGCTCACCGACGCGGCCCGCGCGTTCCGGCCGGTGCCGGCCGTCCGGTTCATGGCCGACACGCTCCGCGAGCGCATCGGCCGCTAG
- a CDS encoding SDR family NAD(P)-dependent oxidoreductase: MELAHQNVLVTGGTAGIGLACARLFAREGASVVITGRDAERGRTAAAGVGGSVRFVQTDLADSVQDLLDEVGDIDVLVNNAASFPAALTVDQEMGAFERTFDTNVRGLYFLTAGLVSGMAERGHGAVVNVTTMVAGKGVPGAGVYSASKAAVESLTRTWAAEFGAAGVRVNSVAPGPTRTEGVQAEWGETNEELGRSLPLGRTARPEEIAEAVVFLASPRASFITGTVLHVDGGGSAV, from the coding sequence ATGGAACTGGCTCATCAGAATGTCCTGGTCACCGGCGGGACGGCCGGAATCGGGTTGGCCTGCGCGCGGTTGTTCGCGCGTGAGGGCGCGTCGGTCGTGATCACCGGCCGTGACGCCGAACGGGGAAGGACGGCCGCCGCCGGAGTCGGCGGGTCGGTGCGCTTCGTGCAGACGGACCTCGCGGATTCGGTGCAGGACCTGCTCGACGAGGTCGGTGACATCGACGTTCTGGTCAACAACGCCGCGAGCTTCCCCGCCGCGCTGACCGTCGACCAGGAGATGGGAGCGTTCGAGCGCACCTTCGACACCAACGTGCGGGGGTTGTACTTCCTGACCGCAGGCCTGGTGTCCGGGATGGCCGAGCGCGGCCACGGCGCGGTCGTCAACGTGACGACGATGGTGGCGGGCAAGGGCGTTCCGGGGGCCGGCGTGTACAGCGCGTCGAAGGCCGCCGTCGAATCCCTGACCCGCACCTGGGCGGCCGAGTTCGGTGCCGCCGGTGTGCGTGTCAACAGCGTCGCCCCCGGGCCGACGAGAACCGAAGGGGTGCAGGCGGAGTGGGGCGAGACCAATGAGGAACTCGGCCGGTCGCTTCCGTTGGGGCGGACCGCACGGCCGGAGGAGATCGCCGAGGCGGTGGTGTTCCTCGCCTCACCGCGGGCGAGTTTCATCACCGGCACGGTGTTGCATGTCGACGGCGGCGGATCCGCGGTCTGA
- a CDS encoding sigma-70 family RNA polymerase sigma factor translates to MITAVRPPQDRELACRFAEEAEPLFEVLARGARRLTRNAADAEDLLQDTLLYAYAGFASFQEGSNLKAWLFRILYNRWVSGHRAKQRRVAEVSADAVSDLVEGRAAMCSAETAIVDVLPRDDVRAALAAMPDGFREALFYADIEGYTYAETAVILGIPMGTAMSRVARARQRLRVALAHLDHGTDSSESAIA, encoded by the coding sequence ATGATCACCGCAGTCCGACCTCCGCAGGACCGCGAGCTGGCCTGCCGGTTCGCCGAGGAGGCTGAGCCCCTGTTCGAGGTGCTGGCCCGCGGGGCGCGCCGGCTCACCCGCAACGCCGCCGACGCCGAGGACCTGTTGCAGGACACCCTGCTGTACGCCTACGCCGGCTTCGCGTCCTTCCAGGAGGGCAGCAACCTCAAGGCCTGGCTGTTCCGCATCCTCTACAACCGGTGGGTCAGCGGCCACCGCGCCAAGCAGCGGCGGGTCGCCGAGGTGTCGGCCGACGCGGTCAGCGACCTGGTCGAGGGGCGCGCCGCGATGTGCTCCGCCGAGACGGCGATCGTCGACGTGCTGCCCCGCGACGACGTCCGCGCAGCGCTGGCCGCCATGCCCGACGGCTTCCGCGAGGCACTGTTCTACGCCGACATCGAGGGTTACACCTACGCCGAGACCGCCGTGATCCTCGGCATCCCGATGGGCACCGCGATGTCGCGCGTCGCGCGCGCCCGCCAGCGGCTGCGCGTCGCCCTGGCCCACCTCGACCACGGCACCGACTCATCCGAATCAGCGATCGCTTAG
- a CDS encoding nitroreductase family protein: protein MRQPTNDVWETLATARAIRRFTDEPVDDAVLDRCLEAATWAPNGANAQLWRFIVLDSPEQRAVVAQAAQLALQAIEKIYGMSRPADNDTSRAARNNRATYELHDRAGELTSVLFTAYRNEFASEFLQGGSIFPAMQNFYLAARAQGLGACFTSWTSYGGEKLIREAVGVPDEWVLAGHIVVGWPRGQHGPVRRRPISEVVFRNHWDPERADIIYGAGARKR from the coding sequence ATGCGGCAACCGACCAACGACGTGTGGGAAACGCTGGCCACCGCGCGGGCCATCCGCCGGTTCACCGACGAACCCGTCGACGACGCCGTGCTCGACCGCTGCCTGGAGGCCGCGACGTGGGCCCCCAACGGCGCCAACGCGCAGCTGTGGCGCTTCATCGTGCTGGACTCACCCGAGCAGCGCGCCGTGGTGGCGCAGGCGGCGCAGTTGGCGCTGCAGGCCATCGAGAAGATCTACGGGATGAGCCGGCCGGCCGACAACGACACCAGCCGCGCCGCCCGCAACAACCGGGCCACCTACGAACTACACGACCGCGCAGGCGAACTCACCTCAGTGCTGTTTACCGCCTACCGCAACGAGTTCGCCTCGGAGTTCCTTCAGGGCGGGTCGATCTTCCCGGCCATGCAGAACTTCTATCTGGCCGCCCGGGCCCAGGGTCTCGGCGCGTGCTTCACCAGTTGGACGTCCTACGGTGGGGAGAAGCTGATCCGTGAGGCTGTCGGCGTGCCCGACGAGTGGGTGCTCGCCGGCCACATCGTGGTCGGCTGGCCGCGTGGTCAGCACGGTCCGGTGCGCCGTCGCCCGATCTCGGAGGTGGTGTTCCGCAACCATTGGGATCCCGAGCGTGCCGACATCATCTACGGGGCCGGCGCCCGCAAGCGTTAA